From Halanaeroarchaeum sulfurireducens, a single genomic window includes:
- a CDS encoding tubulin/FtsZ family protein — protein MIGFGQAGGKVLDKFLEYDERTGSGIVRAAVAVNTAKADLMGLEHVDEDNRVLIGQSRVKGHGVGADNELGAEIAEEDVGEIQGAIDNIPVHEVDAFLLISALGGGTGSGGAPVLAKHLKRIYTEPVYGLGILPGKDEGGIYTLNAARSFQTFVHEVDNLLVFDNDAWRKAGESVAGGYDEINEEIATRFGILFGAGEIDGSDDVAESVVDSSEIINTLAGGGISTVGYASETVQQQDSGGLLSRFRGEDDMAGEDSASTTNRITSLVRKAALGRLTLPCEIDGSERALLVVAGPANYLNRKGIERGRKWLEEQTGSMEVRGGDYPVGDSDKVASVVLLSGVTNVPRIKELQGKAIEAQDNIEEIREESDENLKELVEDDQDELESLF, from the coding sequence ATGATCGGGTTCGGCCAGGCGGGTGGGAAGGTACTCGACAAATTCCTCGAGTACGATGAACGGACGGGATCGGGGATCGTTCGGGCCGCCGTCGCCGTCAACACCGCAAAAGCCGACCTCATGGGACTCGAGCACGTGGACGAAGACAACCGCGTGCTCATCGGACAGTCGAGGGTGAAAGGACACGGAGTGGGCGCCGACAACGAACTCGGGGCCGAGATCGCAGAGGAGGACGTGGGCGAAATTCAGGGTGCGATCGATAACATCCCCGTCCACGAGGTCGACGCCTTCCTCCTCATTTCGGCGCTTGGCGGGGGGACGGGCTCGGGCGGAGCCCCGGTGCTCGCCAAACACCTCAAACGCATTTACACGGAACCTGTCTACGGACTGGGCATTCTGCCGGGCAAGGACGAAGGAGGCATCTACACGCTCAACGCTGCCCGTTCGTTCCAGACGTTCGTCCACGAGGTCGACAACCTTCTCGTGTTCGACAACGACGCCTGGCGCAAGGCGGGCGAATCCGTCGCCGGGGGCTACGACGAGATAAACGAGGAGATCGCCACCCGCTTTGGCATTCTCTTCGGCGCCGGCGAGATCGACGGATCGGACGACGTCGCGGAAAGTGTCGTCGACTCCTCGGAGATCATCAATACGCTCGCTGGCGGCGGCATTTCCACGGTCGGGTACGCCTCCGAGACCGTCCAGCAACAGGATTCAGGTGGTCTCCTCTCCCGGTTCCGTGGCGAGGACGACATGGCCGGCGAGGACTCGGCGAGCACGACCAACCGCATTACGAGCCTGGTCCGGAAGGCCGCGCTCGGCCGCCTCACGCTCCCCTGCGAGATCGACGGGTCCGAACGGGCGTTGCTCGTGGTCGCGGGGCCGGCCAACTACCTGAACCGGAAAGGAATCGAACGCGGTCGGAAGTGGCTCGAAGAGCAGACCGGCAGCATGGAAGTCCGGGGCGGGGATTATCCGGTCGGCGACTCGGACAAGGTCGCCTCCGTCGTCCTGCTCTCCGGCGTGACCAACGTCCCGCGCATCAAGGAACTCCAGGGCAAAGCCAT
- a CDS encoding complex I NDUFA9 subunit family protein: MDVLVTGGTGFIGTALCRELDERGQDVTALSRSPTDDGLPSSVETVVGDVTDYDSIESALDGVDIVVNLVALSPLFKPSGGDEMHEAIHVRGTENVVRAAEKHDLDAVVQLSALGADPEGPTAYIRSKGRAEGIVRDADLEWTIFRPSVVFGEGGEFVRFTKMLTTPYVTALPGGGKTRFQPIYRGELVDMLATAVEDDSHRNEVYEIGGPEVLSLADVTELVYRAEGRSVSVFSVPMSLAGLGLSLADPLPFVPFGTDQIRSLRLDNVPANNDVDAFDRAESSLTSLGEFLGIEKTTPDDSTDRAD; encoded by the coding sequence ATGGACGTTCTCGTCACCGGTGGCACTGGCTTCATCGGCACGGCGCTCTGCCGCGAACTGGACGAACGCGGGCAGGACGTGACCGCGCTGTCGCGATCGCCAACCGACGACGGCCTCCCCTCGAGTGTCGAGACGGTCGTCGGTGACGTGACCGATTACGATTCGATCGAGAGTGCCCTGGATGGGGTTGACATCGTCGTCAATCTGGTGGCGCTCTCCCCCCTGTTCAAACCGTCGGGCGGGGACGAAATGCACGAGGCCATCCACGTGAGGGGGACCGAGAACGTGGTCCGTGCGGCCGAGAAACACGACCTGGATGCCGTCGTGCAGTTAAGCGCCCTCGGGGCCGATCCGGAGGGGCCGACCGCCTACATTCGATCGAAGGGGCGAGCCGAGGGGATCGTCAGGGACGCCGATCTCGAGTGGACGATATTCCGCCCGTCGGTCGTCTTCGGCGAAGGTGGCGAGTTCGTTCGCTTCACGAAAATGCTCACGACGCCGTACGTCACCGCCCTGCCGGGCGGGGGGAAAACGAGGTTCCAGCCCATCTACCGCGGGGAGCTCGTCGACATGCTCGCGACCGCCGTCGAGGACGACAGCCACCGGAACGAGGTCTACGAGATCGGCGGTCCCGAGGTACTCTCACTCGCGGACGTCACCGAGCTGGTCTATCGGGCCGAGGGACGGTCGGTGTCGGTGTTCTCCGTTCCAATGTCACTGGCCGGCCTCGGGCTCTCGCTCGCCGATCCGCTCCCCTTCGTCCCCTTCGGAACGGATCAGATCCGGTCGCTCCGCCTGGACAACGTCCCCGCGAACAACGACGTCGACGCATTCGACCGAGCGGAATCGTCGTTGACCTCACTCGGAGAGTTTCTCGGTATCGAAAAAACGACCCCAGACGACTCGACCGACCGGGCCGACTGA
- the tmk gene encoding dTMP kinase: MLVTLEGIDGSGKTSAWDHLRETRTEGYTFTREPTGTWYGDAVRRSIETPAADPLAELFLFTADHAAHLADTVRPALERGDVVVSDRYSDSRYAYQGAAIEDVVERPIQYIRDLHEPFTRQPDATIYLDVDPETGARRAGTTNKLEDSEFLRRVATNYETLIDRDPKRFVRIDASADPATVFAAVEDALDSILDE, translated from the coding sequence ATGCTCGTGACGCTCGAGGGAATCGACGGGAGCGGCAAGACCTCCGCGTGGGACCACCTCCGCGAGACGCGGACGGAGGGATACACCTTCACGCGGGAGCCCACGGGGACCTGGTATGGCGATGCGGTCCGCCGATCGATCGAGACGCCGGCAGCCGATCCGCTCGCGGAGCTGTTTCTGTTCACCGCCGACCACGCGGCACACCTGGCCGATACGGTCCGGCCCGCCCTGGAGCGTGGCGACGTGGTGGTTTCGGACCGCTACTCGGATTCGCGGTACGCCTATCAGGGGGCAGCGATCGAGGACGTCGTTGAGCGGCCGATCCAGTACATTCGCGACTTGCACGAACCGTTCACCCGTCAGCCGGACGCCACGATCTATCTGGACGTGGATCCCGAGACGGGTGCGCGCCGGGCGGGCACGACCAACAAACTCGAAGACAGCGAGTTCCTCCGCCGTGTCGCCACGAATTACGAGACCCTGATCGACCGCGACCCGAAGCGATTCGTCCGGATCGACGCGAGCGCCGATCCGGCGACCGTCTTCGCCGCCGTCGAGGACGCACTCGACAGCATTCTCGATGAGTGA
- a CDS encoding DUF5813 family protein, with translation MIDRVERALAAHPRFEERDSGFVPSETIFDAIVRVDDGVVRVENEVPTLDAAVENETVAPVVEDGWFETFERRVADVDGVTNADRVEVTAVDSADETITVVTELAPSPGTAGEDAVAVVSYVEGTWMQGVIPGYDYVDRVQRVRDRARQNARSE, from the coding sequence ATGATAGATCGAGTCGAACGGGCGCTCGCGGCCCACCCACGATTCGAGGAACGCGATTCGGGATTCGTCCCGTCAGAGACCATCTTCGACGCCATCGTCCGGGTGGATGACGGGGTCGTCCGCGTCGAAAACGAGGTTCCGACGCTCGATGCGGCCGTTGAGAACGAGACGGTCGCGCCGGTTGTCGAGGACGGTTGGTTCGAAACCTTCGAACGGCGCGTCGCCGACGTGGATGGCGTCACGAACGCCGATCGGGTCGAAGTGACGGCCGTCGATAGCGCGGACGAGACGATCACCGTGGTCACCGAACTCGCCCCCTCCCCCGGGACTGCCGGTGAGGATGCCGTCGCGGTCGTTTCGTATGTCGAGGGCACCTGGATGCAGGGAGTCATCCCCGGATACGACTACGTCGACCGCGTCCAGCGGGTTCGCGACCGGGCGCGACAGAACGCCCGGTCAGAATGA
- a CDS encoding universal stress protein — MKTVLVPLDGSEQSWNALEFAAEEFPSATVHVLHVIDPVEAGYTATATVPGYTEEWYEQAQERADELFQQAEEELGAESMKSATEVGRPSRVIVDYAEEHGVDQIVMGSHGRSGVSRILLGSVAEAVVRRSPMPVTIIR; from the coding sequence ATGAAGACCGTCCTTGTCCCGCTCGACGGATCCGAGCAGTCCTGGAACGCCCTCGAATTCGCGGCCGAGGAGTTCCCCTCGGCGACCGTGCACGTCCTGCACGTGATCGACCCGGTCGAGGCGGGGTATACGGCAACCGCGACAGTGCCCGGCTACACCGAAGAGTGGTACGAACAGGCCCAGGAGCGAGCCGACGAGCTATTCCAGCAGGCCGAGGAGGAACTTGGAGCCGAGTCGATGAAGAGTGCGACCGAGGTGGGCCGACCCTCCCGCGTCATCGTGGACTACGCCGAGGAACACGGTGTCGATCAGATCGTCATGGGGAGCCACGGGCGCTCCGGCGTCTCGCGTATCCTCCTGGGAAGTGTCGCCGAGGCGGTCGTCCGGCGGTCGCCGATGCCGGTGACGATCATCAGGTGA